One window of Papaver somniferum cultivar HN1 chromosome 9, ASM357369v1, whole genome shotgun sequence genomic DNA carries:
- the LOC113312054 gene encoding uncharacterized protein LOC113312054, which translates to MPRPRRAPLRTEAEITRDAIDELQAQMATITTTLQALAVQQQPPPVRENIEHENNNNSNDGFKTEIPEFHGNSSAEELIDWIVTVEEIMEFKRAPMDRCVPVLTMRFRGRAAAWWTQLKTTPYVSASPYHPPRHRSVADYSTEFFLLLNRVDIQDSERQMVARFTAGLRQQIQHTINLFHPLTLSEAHQQALTIEAQTKSSFSSWSTVRSSRPNHTPTATDEAVSVKADTPIVPALDNRQTRLNSLRWFYCGDIGHRQSNCPTKNIRGLLLDTAGNDVEVIYDEEAAEPQDEVEVLTADSGPALMLRRVCLAPRGTNFNPQQHNLFHSKCIIGGKVCKFIIDSGSSENVIAEEVVNKLQLSTELHPKPYKLAWLDRETDSSLPEKHHTPSAPVLLLQQKAFEQTLREEGCVLILINSVVREPLPSPPEHFQRLLEDFQDVFPNELSPGLPPLRDIQHHIDLIPDVVLPNRSHYCMSPSEHEELRRKVEDLVLKGYLRESLSPCAVPALLIPKKDGS; encoded by the exons ATGCCAAGACCTCGTCGTGCACCATTGCGTACTGAAGCAGAAATCACCCGAGATGCTATTGATGAGCTACAAGCCCAGATGGCCACGATCACTACCACTCTCCAAGCCCTTGCTGTTCAGCAACAACCACCACCAGTTCGAGAAAATATTgaacatgaaaataataataacagtAACGATG GATTCAAAACCGAGATACCAGAGTTTCATGGAAATTCTTCGGCTGAAGAACTGATCGATTGGATAGTCACGGTGGAAGAAATTATGGAGTTCAAACGAGCTCCAATGGATCGATGTGTTCCTGTTTTAACGATGCGTTTTCGTGGAAGAGCAGCTGCATGGTGGACACAATTGAAGACAACTC CTTATGTTTCAGCGTCTCCATACCATCCGCCAAGGCACCGATCTGTGGCTGATTACTCCACTgaattttttttacttctcaATCGAGTTGATATACAAGACTCTGAGCGTCAAATGGTAGCACGGTTTACAGCAGGATTACGACAACAGATTCAACACACAATCAATCTCTTTCATCCATTGACATTGTCAGAAGCACATCAACAAGCTTTAACTATTGAGGCACAAACTAAATCATCCTTTTCATCCTGGTCTACTGTTCGTTCTTCTCGACCAAATCACACTCCGACTGCGACAGATGAAGCTGTTTCTGTCAAAGCAGATACACCCATTGTTCCAGCTCTTGACAATCGGCAAACTCGATTAAACTCACTTCGTTGGTTTTATTGTGGAGATATAGGTCACCGACAGTCTAACTGCCCCACTAAAAACATAAGAGGCCTCCTCCTTGACACTGCTGGTAATGACGTTGAAGTAATTTACGATGAGGAAGCTGCAGAGCCACAAGATGAAGTGGAGGTTCTTACAGCTGATAGTGGACCAGCATTAATGTTACGACGTGTGTGTTTAGCTCCGCGTGGAACAAATTTCAACCCTCAACAACATAATCTTTTTCATTCAAAGTGTATTATTGGAGGCAAGGTGTGCAAATTCATAATTGACTCTGGAAGTAGCGAAAACGTCATTGCTGAGGAAGTTGTAAACAAGCTTCAATTATCAACAGAACTACATCCTAAACCTTACAAGTTGGCATGGCTGGATCGAGAAACCGAT TCTTCTTTGCCCGAGAAACATCACACACCATCAGCTCCAGTCCTTCTCTTGCAGCAAAAGGCTTTTGAACAAACACTTCGAGAAGAGGGATGTGTTCTAATATTGATCAATTCGGTTGTCAGGGAGCCTTTACCATCACCTCCAGAACACTTTCAAAGACTATTGGAGGATTTTCAGGATGTTTTTCCCAATGAGTTATCACCCGGCCTTCCTCCCCTCAGAGACATTCAACACCATATTGATCTAATTCCAGATGTTGTTCTTCCTAATCGATCTCATTATTGTATGAGTCCGAGTGAGCATGAAGAACTTAGACGTAAAGTTGAGGATCTTGTGTTGAAGGGATATTTACGTGAAAGTCTGAGTCCGTGTGCAGTCCCAGCTTTGCTTATACCAAAGAAGGACGGATCTTAG